CCCCCAGTCGCGGTTCAGCACCGCCTTGAGCAGCGTCGCCGTCTTCACACGGCCCTTCATGAGAACATCGGCGTCTCCGGAGGAAACGGCCTGCACGGCCTTCGCGGCGGCGCTCTTTTCGTCAGGGGCATCAACAATGGGAAATGCCTCCGGCTCGGAACCTATTTCGGCGAGGGCCTCCCTGACGAGGCGGGCCTCCCCAAAAAGCAGAGGCGAAACCAGACCACCTGCAGCAGCCTCCCGAACGGCGCCGAGGACATCCTCTCCATAGGGGCCGACGACGGCCAAACGCTTGCGTTTGTGATCGCTTGCAGCGCACTGGAATGTATCGAAATGCTCGAATCCCACCGGAACACTCCTTTCGGCAGCACCTCTTGTTCAGGCCTGCATCCGCAGCCTCGGAACCACGGGGTGAAAGACCGATTCCGCCACAGCCAGCCACCGTTCGACAGCCAGGGCATTCAGGAGATTCTGCGCCGTCAGGCGGGAATCCTCGATGCTCCGGCAGGCGTCCACCTGTACTGCATCGGCGAAGACGGACTGCGGGAAGGACATCACCACATCATCGTCGGGAGGTGAACGCCTGGGAAGGAAGGAACAGAGGACAACCTCCTCTCCCCCGCCCTCGAACCGGGTGATCTCGGTTTTCCTGCTGTTGAGGTAGGTCGCCCCGGCACGGAAACGCTCCTTGCGGGTATAGCCTTTCTCTTTCAGCGTTTCCTGGGCCTCCGGCTCGAAGGAAACCGTAGAGGCGGCAAGCACGGGGAAGTGCCGGACATAGAGGCGGATACCACGAAAGAGGGCATCACCGGCATCCTGCACCGCATCCCGCGAAAGCTCCTCGCCATCGCCAAGCAGCGGCATCCAGAGCGCCTCAGCCAGGGCGTTCTCCCCGGAGCCCGAGAAATCGCTCATGCAGAAGAGGCCGGCCAGGGCGGTGAGCATGATCGGCCGGTACCAGCGGTCTGAGGCCGCCGCCGTAAGGGAGGCGACAATGCCCCGTTTGCGGAGCAGGGCGAGAGGGTCTTGCTCCCTGGTTGTGGCGATGGCTTCGCCCAGAGGGGGGCCCTGGTCCTCCATCTGGCGGGCGATGGCACGCCGCTCTTCTTCCATGAGACCGAAGCAGGGCACAAGCCAGGCCTCCTCCTGCTCGGGACGCTCCCGGACCTGGAGCCACAGCGAATCGCGCTTGTCCTCCCCCAGCACCCGAAGACGGTCGAGACTCGGAATAAGCCGCGGACAGAGGATACATTCGCCGAAGAGGCGGTACATCCCCCACAGCCGCCTCCGCAGGACGGTATGGGACATGGCCTGTTCGACCATCTTGGAAAGGCTCTCCACCACGGTCTCGGCCGAGTAGGCGTGTGTTTCGGAATGCCCTTTGATCTGGAGATCCTTCGCCCCTTCGACCCAAGAGAGACGGGTTGACTTCGTCCGTCCCGTGTCGAGGTTCTCGATAAGCAGATGTGGTCCCCTGCGCCCCGCTTTGAGCGCAAAGGCCAGGTGCTCATCCACATGAAACGTCGATAACAGCTGATTGGGAGAAAACACCGGCTCCCCCTCCCTTTGCAGAATACCGCGCCGATCTGATACCTCGAGTCCTGCTCTCATGAGTACTGTGTACCAATCGCCCTCCCCTTCTCCCGTGACGTAACGGAAATCGTTGCAAGGAACAGAGTCCCATAGCGTTTCTCCAACTATACCATATAGCTCAGTCTACAACGCCCATAAAAAGAGGGAAGGGGGGAAGGATCGACGATCCTTCCCCCCTTCCCCGGTTCCGCTGTCCCCCGCGGTCAACAGCCTTCAGACATAGGTCTCCTCAATAAAGCGCTGCACCTTCCCGGGGTCCGGACGCCCTTTGTAGAGGGCCTCGCGACGTTCTCCGTAGGGCGCGAGCTGGTATTCAAACACGGGACGTTCGCATCTGTAGAGGATCCCCAGGGCGAAACGCTCCTGCTCGAAGGCCTTCTCCAGCGCCGCCGTTCTGTCCCATGGATCGTAGGACTCCTCCAGATAGTAGGTATGATCCTTGAACCACTTGAAGGTGTTCACCTTGTTGAAGGAAACGCAGGGCTGGAAGATATCCACCAGGGCGTAGCCTTCGTGCTGCATGGCGGCCTTGATGGTCTCCTTGGTCTGCTCCACGTCGCCGGAAAAGGCCCGGGCGACAAAGGATGCGCCCAGGGAGACGGCCAGCGCAATGGGGTTCACCGGAGCGTTCACGACGCCCTCCGGTGTGGTGGGGGTCTGGAAGCCCAGCGGACTGGTCGGTGAAGCCTGGCCTTTGGTCAACCCGTAGACCATGTTGTTGTGCACCAGATTGGTGATGTTGGGGTTGCGGCGGATGGTGTGGAGAAAGTGATTGCCGCCCTCGCCGTACATGTCGCCGTCTCCGCCGATCGCCAGGACAGGCATGGTGGGATTGGCCATGCGGAATCCCGTGGCGTTGGAGATGGAGCGGCCGTGCAGCCCGTTGAAAAAGTGGGCCTTCATGAAGTGGGGCAGCTTGGCGGCCTGCCCTATTCCGGAGGCCAGGAGCACATCGGAGGGCTTCAAATCCTGTTCGGCCAGCGCCTTCTTCAGCGCCTCCATGATCTGGAAATCCCCGCAGCCGGGGCACCAGGCGACATCCACCACGTCCAGTTCGTATTCCTTGAGATCTCTCATCGATACCCCTCCTCACGCCAGGTGTTCCCGGAGTCCCGCCTGCACTTCCTCCACGGAAAACTGCAGGCCCTTCCAGGTCAACACCCTGTCTTCCACCAGGAATCCCGTCTCCTGACGCAACAGGTTGCACAGCTGTCCGGTGGCGTTGCCCTCCACCGCCACCACATGCTCCGCCTGCTGCAGATAGCCTTCCGTTTCCGCCGGCAGCGGATAGACCTGGGACAGGTGCAGCAGCGCCGTATCGGGAAGCTGCAGCTGTCGGAGCGCCTCCTCGACAATATGGAGCGTGGAACCCCAGCAGAGCACCAGCCGGGTGTAGTCCTTCGGCCCCACCAGCGTCGGCGGCACCGTTTCGCTGCGGATTCCCTCCATCTTTTTGAGGCGCTTGGCGTTCATCCGGGTACGCAGCTCGAAATCCTCCCACACGTGTCCCTCTTCGTCGTGTTCGTGGCTGTCCACCCCGACAATCCCCTCTCCGTAGCCGGGCACGCTTCTCGGAGAGACACCGTCTTCGGCCATCTCGTATCTCCTGTAGGAGGGACCGGCTTCCACGATGTGCCGTTCCACCTCCCAGGATCCGCACTCGGGGACATCCAGGTCGTAGTAGGAGTTGATGAAGTACTGATCCGTCAGGACAAAGACCGGCGTCTGATAGCGGTCGGCCATGTTGAGCGCCCTGTGGGTAAGACGCACCGCCTCCTCCAGGGAACCGGGGGCGTAGACCAGCCGGGGGAACTCGCCGTGGCCGCCGTAGACAGCCAGTTCGAGGTCACCCTGCTCGGTTCGCGTGGCCATGCCGGTGGCCGGCCCCGGTCGCTGGGCCAGATGGACCACTACGGGCAGTTCGGCCACCCCGGAGAGGCTGATCCCTTCGCACATCAGCGAGACACCGCCGCCGGAGGTGGTGACCACCGGCCTGGCGCCGGCGAAGGAGGCGCCGAGGGCCATGTTGATGGCTGCGATCTCGTCTTCCACCTGCTCCATAGCAACACCGAAGGTGTGGGCGTTCTGGGCCATGAAGGTCAACACCCCAGTGGCGGGCGACATGGGATAGCCGCAGCAGAAGTCGCACCCGCCGGAGACGGCGCCCAGCGAGACGGCGTGGGCACCGTCGAAGACCACCCGCTCTTCCACCGAGGGATCGGGCTGCAGGGCGAAGGCCAGTGTCCCTTCGGACGCAAGCTCCTTCCCGCGCTCGATCCCCATGCGGGCGGCCTGCATGTTCCTGTCCACCGTTTCCCGGCTCTTGTGGCCGAAACGCTTCCGGAAGTAGCGTTCCATGATCTCCTCCGGCGCCTCGAAGAGCCCCGCCATGACACCGGCGGCGATGACATTGGCGAAGACCCTCCCCCCGGCCTCCCTGGCCAGTGATGCCAGAGGGATATGGAGAAAGGTCCCCGGCAGTTCGGCAAACTCCTCACCCAGCGCCTCCCGGTCGCCGACAATCACCGTCTCGTCGTCCAGCCGAGCCCGGATGTTGTCCCGGATGCCGCCGCTCATGGGGATCAACACATCGATCCGGTCCACCAGTGCACGGACCGGCTGGGAAGAAACCCGGATCTCCGTGGAGTTGTTCCCGCCCCGCACCCGGGACATGTATTCACGGTTGGCGAAGACGTGATAACCGGCCCCCTTCACCAGCTTCACCAGCAGCTGCTCGACGGTCTGCACCCCCTGTCCGGCTGCGCCGCAGAGCACAATAGAGATGTCGCGCCTCTCTCCCACGGGAAATCGTGCCATGTGCTTCCCTCCTTGCATGTCATAGGTCATACTCGCCTTAGCCGTATGCACACACCGCTTAACTGTAATCTATTTGAAGTTTAGCAGCTGCAGCAATGGTGTCAATCGGCGCCACGCTGACCAGGTGTCCATGATACCAGGAATACCGCCCTGGCCGGAGAGATCTGTGGCCCGAACAGGCAGTCCCGGATCATCCCTCGCCCCGGAGGTATGACAGCGGGGGCTGTTTTTGCTACCATGCCGTATGTTTATCTCTGACAAGCGCTTCCATTTCGAAGGGGTGGGAAATTATGGATGAACTGATACGCGCTATCCCGATATTCGGCACCATCGTCAACGCCCTGGCCATCGTGGCCGGAGGCACCCTGGGGTTGCTGCTCCACAAGCGCTTTCCCAAGGCCTGGACGGAGATCACCTTTCAGGGCATCGGTCTCTTTACCATCGTACTGGGAATACGGATGGCCATCAGTTCCCAGAGTGTCCTGATCCTGGTGTTCAGCATTGTCGTGGGCGGGGTCTTCGGCGCTGCCGCCAAGCTCGAAGACCGTTTGAACACCGCCGTAGGGAGGATCCAGCGGCGCTTCGCCGCCTCCAGCGACCGTTTTGTCGAAGGGGTGATGACGCCTTTTTTGCTCTTCTGTACCGGTTCCATGACCATCCTCGGGGCCATCGAGGAGGGTCTGGGGGGCTTTCCC
This portion of the Synergistales bacterium genome encodes:
- a CDS encoding 2-oxoacid ferredoxin oxidoreductase (catalyzes the coenzyme A-dependent decarboxylation of 2-oxoacids, such as pyruvate and 2-oxoglutarate), with the protein product MRDLKEYELDVVDVAWCPGCGDFQIMEALKKALAEQDLKPSDVLLASGIGQAAKLPHFMKAHFFNGLHGRSISNATGFRMANPTMPVLAIGGDGDMYGEGGNHFLHTIRRNPNITNLVHNNMVYGLTKGQASPTSPLGFQTPTTPEGVVNAPVNPIALAVSLGASFVARAFSGDVEQTKETIKAAMQHEGYALVDIFQPCVSFNKVNTFKWFKDHTYYLEESYDPWDRTAALEKAFEQERFALGILYRCERPVFEYQLAPYGERREALYKGRPDPGKVQRFIEETYV
- a CDS encoding 2-oxoacid:acceptor oxidoreductase subunit alpha — its product is MARFPVGERRDISIVLCGAAGQGVQTVEQLLVKLVKGAGYHVFANREYMSRVRGGNNSTEIRVSSQPVRALVDRIDVLIPMSGGIRDNIRARLDDETVIVGDREALGEEFAELPGTFLHIPLASLAREAGGRVFANVIAAGVMAGLFEAPEEIMERYFRKRFGHKSRETVDRNMQAARMGIERGKELASEGTLAFALQPDPSVEERVVFDGAHAVSLGAVSGGCDFCCGYPMSPATGVLTFMAQNAHTFGVAMEQVEDEIAAINMALGASFAGARPVVTTSGGGVSLMCEGISLSGVAELPVVVHLAQRPGPATGMATRTEQGDLELAVYGGHGEFPRLVYAPGSLEEAVRLTHRALNMADRYQTPVFVLTDQYFINSYYDLDVPECGSWEVERHIVEAGPSYRRYEMAEDGVSPRSVPGYGEGIVGVDSHEHDEEGHVWEDFELRTRMNAKRLKKMEGIRSETVPPTLVGPKDYTRLVLCWGSTLHIVEEALRQLQLPDTALLHLSQVYPLPAETEGYLQQAEHVVAVEGNATGQLCNLLRQETGFLVEDRVLTWKGLQFSVEEVQAGLREHLA
- a CDS encoding DUF554 domain-containing protein, translated to MDELIRAIPIFGTIVNALAIVAGGTLGLLLHKRFPKAWTEITFQGIGLFTIVLGIRMAISSQSVLILVFSIVVGGVFGAAAKLEDRLNTAVGRIQRRFAASSDRFVEGVMTPFLLFCTGSMTILGAIEEGLGGFPNLLLAKSLLDGMSSIAFAASLGAGVLLSAVPLLLFQGGITLFAAFLEPILTEAVITEVTAVGGLMLLGLGLNIMELKTIRVLDMLPSLVAAGVLASLFL